Proteins co-encoded in one Pseudorhizobium banfieldiae genomic window:
- the flgG gene encoding flagellar basal-body rod protein FlgG, with amino-acid sequence MRALSVAATGMDAQQTNLEVIANNIANINTTGYKRARAEFSDLLYQTERAQGVPNRANQAIVPEGANIGLGVQTAAVRNIHTQGQLTHTENSLDLSLVGRGWFQIEAPDGTTMYTRAGAFNTNAQGQLVTIDGYTVVPGIVFPPDVSETVISRTGQVSVRIGNATEFQEIGQLTIANFVNEAGLQPLGDNLFAQTPASGEPIVAVPEDPGFGYVKQGYLEASNVDAVKEITDLISAQRAYEMNSKVITTADEMASIVSKNLK; translated from the coding sequence ATGAGAGCGCTTTCCGTCGCGGCGACGGGCATGGATGCCCAGCAGACCAATCTTGAGGTCATCGCCAACAACATCGCCAACATCAACACGACCGGCTACAAGCGCGCGCGTGCTGAATTCTCCGACCTCCTTTACCAGACCGAGCGTGCCCAGGGCGTGCCGAACCGCGCCAACCAGGCGATCGTGCCGGAAGGCGCCAACATCGGCCTCGGCGTCCAGACGGCGGCCGTGCGCAACATCCATACCCAGGGCCAGCTGACCCATACCGAAAACAGCCTGGACCTCTCGCTGGTTGGCCGCGGTTGGTTCCAGATCGAGGCGCCGGACGGTACGACGATGTACACGCGGGCCGGGGCCTTCAACACCAACGCCCAGGGACAGCTCGTCACCATCGACGGCTATACGGTCGTTCCGGGCATCGTCTTCCCGCCGGATGTCAGCGAGACTGTCATCAGTCGGACCGGCCAGGTGAGCGTCCGCATCGGGAATGCGACCGAGTTCCAGGAAATCGGCCAGCTTACCATCGCCAACTTCGTGAACGAGGCAGGACTGCAGCCGCTGGGCGACAACCTGTTCGCCCAGACCCCGGCGTCGGGCGAGCCGATCGTTGCCGTCCCGGAGGATCCGGGCTTCGGTTACGTGAAGCAGGGCTATCTGGAAGCCTCCAACGTCGATGCGGTGAAGGAGATCACCGACCTCATCTCGGCGCAACGCGCCTATGAGATGAACTCCAAGGTGATCACCACGGCAGATGAGATGGCTTCCATCGTCAGCAAGAACCTAAAGTAA
- the fliI gene encoding flagellar protein export ATPase FliI: MFDQAAILQAVTGGKLAQLAEITERYANPAHSVAHGGHVRTIAAGHYAVAGLSRHVRLGEFVAHRSATGIHLGEVVRVEPEVVYVCPIEPGEPIGIGDTVIRKGAFRVAPDDSWCGRTINALGDPIDGRGPLVKGRVKRSISNTAPPSMTRSRVEKGFMTGVRAVDIFSPLCLGQRLGVFAGSGVGKSTLLSMLARADAFDKVVIALVGERGREVREFIEDTMGAHMAKAIAVVATSDESPMLRKMAPLVAVTIAEHFRDQGDNVLFIVDSVTRFAHAIREVAVASGEPPIARGYPASVFTELPRLLERAGPGAEGAGTVTAIISILVDGDNHNDPIADSTRGILDGHLVLDRSLAEEGRYPPINPLASISRLARKAWTPDQEKLVSRLKALIHRYEETRDLRLIGGYRPGSDPDLDMAIKQVPVIYEVLKQTPGEQPSADAYADLATALRNAAGQAPQAARQRG, translated from the coding sequence ATGTTTGACCAGGCGGCAATCCTGCAGGCAGTCACGGGCGGAAAGCTGGCGCAGCTTGCCGAGATCACCGAACGCTACGCCAATCCGGCCCATTCGGTGGCGCACGGAGGCCATGTTCGCACGATTGCGGCGGGTCACTATGCGGTTGCGGGCCTCTCGCGGCATGTTCGGCTCGGGGAGTTTGTGGCCCACCGCAGCGCCACCGGCATCCACCTCGGCGAAGTGGTTCGCGTCGAACCGGAGGTGGTCTACGTCTGCCCGATCGAGCCCGGCGAGCCGATTGGCATCGGCGATACCGTGATCCGCAAGGGCGCTTTCCGGGTCGCCCCGGACGACAGCTGGTGCGGGCGCACGATCAACGCGCTGGGAGATCCGATCGACGGGCGCGGACCACTGGTCAAGGGACGCGTCAAGCGCTCCATCTCCAATACGGCGCCGCCCTCGATGACCCGCAGCCGCGTCGAGAAGGGATTCATGACCGGCGTTCGGGCAGTTGATATCTTCTCACCGCTCTGCCTTGGCCAGCGCCTGGGCGTGTTTGCCGGTTCGGGCGTCGGCAAATCCACGCTTCTGTCGATGCTGGCTCGTGCAGACGCCTTTGACAAGGTTGTCATTGCGCTCGTTGGCGAACGAGGACGAGAAGTTCGCGAATTCATCGAGGACACGATGGGCGCGCACATGGCAAAGGCGATCGCGGTCGTTGCGACGAGTGACGAAAGCCCGATGCTACGCAAGATGGCGCCGCTGGTCGCCGTGACGATTGCCGAGCATTTCCGCGACCAGGGGGACAATGTCCTCTTCATTGTTGACAGCGTCACCCGCTTTGCCCATGCGATCCGAGAGGTCGCCGTCGCTTCCGGCGAGCCGCCGATCGCGCGCGGCTATCCGGCTTCCGTCTTCACCGAACTGCCGCGCCTACTCGAACGGGCAGGGCCGGGCGCCGAAGGTGCGGGCACCGTTACGGCGATCATCTCGATCCTCGTGGATGGCGACAACCACAATGACCCCATTGCCGATTCGACGCGTGGCATTCTCGATGGCCATCTTGTGCTGGATCGAAGCCTCGCGGAGGAGGGGCGCTATCCACCGATCAATCCCCTTGCGTCGATCTCCCGTTTGGCCCGCAAGGCATGGACGCCGGACCAGGAGAAGCTTGTTTCCCGCCTGAAGGCGCTCATCCACCGATACGAGGAAACGCGCGACCTGCGCCTTATCGGTGGATATCGCCCCGGTAGTGATCCGGACCTCGACATGGCGATCAAGCAGGTGCCGGTTATCTACGAAGTTCTGAAGCAGACGCCGGGCGAGCAGCCTTCCGCTGACGCTTATGCCGACCTCGCCACAGCGCTGCGTAACGCGGCCGGTCAGGCGCCGCAAGCTGCGAGACAGAGAGGGTAA
- the motA gene encoding flagellar motor stator protein MotA: MNILIGMVITFGCILGGYMAMGGHIDVLIQPFELVIIGGAGLGGFIVANPMKVVKDSGKALGEVFKNAVPKERNYLDVLGVLYSLMRDLRTKSRNEIEAHIDNPEESPIFQTAPNLLKNKELTSFICDYVRLIIIGNARSHEIEALMDEELETLLHDKMKPYNAIAQMGDSFPAIGIVAAVLGVIKALGKINESPEVLGGLIGAALVGTMLGIVLSYSVCTPLASQVKIVRTKQHRLFIIVKQTLLAYMNGSVPQVALEYGRKTISNYERPSIDAVEQEMMNPGGENKAA, encoded by the coding sequence ATGAATATTCTAATCGGAATGGTGATCACGTTCGGCTGCATCCTGGGTGGCTACATGGCCATGGGTGGGCATATCGACGTTCTCATTCAGCCATTCGAACTGGTGATCATCGGCGGTGCCGGCCTCGGCGGCTTCATCGTCGCGAACCCCATGAAGGTGGTAAAGGACTCGGGCAAGGCGCTCGGCGAGGTGTTCAAGAACGCCGTGCCGAAGGAGCGCAACTACCTTGATGTTCTGGGTGTCCTCTACTCGCTGATGCGTGACCTGCGCACGAAGTCGCGTAACGAGATCGAAGCGCATATCGACAATCCCGAAGAATCCCCGATCTTCCAGACCGCCCCCAATCTTCTGAAGAACAAGGAACTCACCTCGTTCATCTGCGACTACGTCCGGCTGATCATCATCGGCAATGCGCGCTCGCACGAAATCGAAGCGCTCATGGATGAAGAACTAGAGACGCTTCTCCACGACAAGATGAAGCCTTACAACGCCATCGCGCAGATGGGCGACAGTTTCCCGGCCATCGGCATCGTTGCGGCAGTTCTCGGGGTCATCAAGGCGCTCGGAAAGATCAACGAGTCGCCCGAAGTTCTCGGCGGCCTGATCGGCGCCGCACTCGTCGGCACGATGCTCGGCATCGTCCTCTCCTATTCCGTCTGCACGCCGCTGGCGTCGCAGGTCAAGATCGTGCGCACTAAGCAGCATCGCCTCTTCATCATCGTGAAGCAGACGCTTCTCGCCTACATGAACGGCTCTGTCCCACAGGTGGCGCTGGAATACGGACGCAAGACAATCTCCAACTACGAGCGCCCCTCGATCGATGCGGTCGAGCAGGAAATGATGAATCCGGGCGGTGAAAACAAGGCGGCATGA
- the flgB gene encoding flagellar basal body rod protein FlgB — MQPIQLFALASRQAEWLSVRQEVVATNIANANTPQFRAKDITPFNAVLDQTQVSMVRTHPGHLAASQYGQDIEVSENELNNEIGLQESGNTVALAEELSKTGEIKRQYELSTSLVKSFHGMMLMTVRR, encoded by the coding sequence ATGCAACCGATTCAACTATTCGCGCTCGCATCCCGGCAGGCTGAATGGCTTTCGGTCCGTCAGGAGGTTGTGGCGACCAACATCGCGAATGCCAACACGCCCCAGTTCCGCGCCAAGGACATCACTCCGTTCAATGCGGTCCTGGACCAGACCCAGGTCAGCATGGTCCGGACGCATCCCGGACATCTGGCGGCGAGCCAGTACGGCCAGGACATCGAAGTCAGCGAAAACGAGCTGAACAACGAGATCGGCCTGCAGGAGTCCGGCAACACCGTGGCGCTCGCCGAGGAACTCTCCAAGACCGGAGAGATCAAGCGCCAATACGAGCTCAGCACGAGCCTCGTGAAGTCTTTCCATGGCATGATGCTCATGACGGTAAGAAGGTAA
- the flgC gene encoding flagellar basal body rod protein FlgC: MDPLSAASKIAGSGLEAQATRLRIVSENIANARSTGDTPGADPYRRKTITFGAEMDRAAEVELVRVKKLGTDASNFIEEYDPNHPAADERGMVKLPNVNMLIEMADMREANRTYDANLQTIKQTRELIAATIDLLKSGQ; the protein is encoded by the coding sequence ATGGATCCGCTTTCAGCCGCTTCCAAGATCGCAGGCTCCGGCCTTGAGGCCCAGGCGACACGCCTGCGCATCGTTTCCGAAAACATTGCCAACGCACGCTCCACAGGGGACACGCCTGGCGCCGATCCGTACCGGCGCAAGACGATCACCTTCGGCGCCGAGATGGACCGCGCTGCCGAGGTCGAACTGGTGCGCGTAAAGAAGCTCGGTACCGATGCCTCGAATTTCATCGAGGAATACGACCCCAACCATCCGGCTGCTGATGAGCGTGGCATGGTGAAGCTGCCGAACGTCAACATGCTGATCGAAATGGCGGACATGCGCGAGGCCAACAGGACCTACGACGCAAATCTGCAGACCATCAAACAGACGCGGGAACTCATCGCCGCGACCATAGACCTTCTGAAGAGCGGACAATGA
- a CDS encoding flagellar basal body-associated FliL family protein, protein MDESQGADGANKKKSLLLLIGGVAILTLLGAGGGWVLGGMIAPPVPGVEEAVAPEGEKDAKEEGIPKIATEANGIVLLDPITTNLAYPSENWIRLEVALAFNGPPELPLAEDIHQDILAYVRTVSLQQIEGPRGFQYLRDDLQERVALRSKGKVSRVMFRTMVIE, encoded by the coding sequence ATGGATGAATCACAGGGCGCCGACGGTGCCAACAAGAAGAAGTCGCTTCTGCTGCTGATCGGCGGTGTCGCAATTCTGACCCTGCTTGGTGCCGGCGGCGGCTGGGTATTGGGCGGGATGATCGCGCCACCTGTTCCCGGGGTCGAGGAAGCAGTTGCGCCGGAAGGCGAGAAGGACGCCAAGGAAGAGGGTATTCCGAAGATCGCGACGGAGGCCAACGGCATCGTCTTGCTCGACCCGATAACGACCAACCTCGCCTATCCTTCCGAAAACTGGATCCGTCTCGAAGTTGCCCTTGCCTTCAACGGCCCGCCGGAACTTCCCCTTGCCGAGGACATCCACCAGGACATCCTCGCCTATGTGCGGACGGTCTCCCTGCAGCAGATCGAGGGTCCGCGCGGTTTCCAGTACCTGCGCGACGACCTTCAGGAGCGCGTCGCGTTGCGTTCGAAGGGAAAGGTATCGAGGGTGATGTTCCGCACCATGGTAATCGAATAG
- a CDS encoding DUF1217 domain-containing protein: MITTYTSYAMISRDLPSSLARVAEKPDVARETEYYLANIGKIKTVDDFMADSRIYNYALKAHGLEDMAYAKAFIRKVLTEGVADSEAFARKLADSRYAALAETFNFEAHGAAATAFEKAQKGVVERYTRQTLEEEAGADNPGVRLALYFERMAPSIKSGMEILADDALVEVIRTVLQLPDEIAAMDVDRQAEFIEDSIDVADFQDPAKVSKLLERFAALWEMENSSDPVSFVSLFAPSTQGISTDLLISINSLKLGGK; the protein is encoded by the coding sequence ATGATCACGACTTATACCAGCTATGCGATGATCAGCAGGGACTTGCCGAGCTCTCTGGCGCGCGTCGCCGAGAAGCCGGATGTGGCGCGCGAGACCGAATACTACCTGGCCAACATCGGCAAGATAAAAACTGTCGATGATTTCATGGCTGACAGCCGCATCTATAACTACGCCCTCAAGGCCCATGGCCTGGAAGACATGGCCTATGCCAAGGCCTTCATCCGGAAGGTGCTGACCGAAGGTGTGGCAGACAGCGAAGCATTTGCGCGCAAGCTCGCCGACAGCCGGTATGCAGCGCTCGCCGAGACCTTCAACTTCGAGGCGCACGGCGCCGCGGCTACCGCTTTCGAGAAGGCGCAGAAGGGCGTGGTCGAGCGATACACGCGCCAGACGCTGGAGGAGGAGGCAGGCGCGGATAATCCCGGCGTGCGGCTGGCGCTCTATTTCGAGCGCATGGCCCCTTCCATCAAGTCCGGCATGGAAATCCTGGCCGACGATGCGCTCGTCGAGGTGATACGGACCGTCCTTCAGTTGCCCGATGAGATCGCTGCGATGGATGTCGACCGCCAGGCCGAATTTATCGAGGACTCCATCGACGTTGCTGACTTCCAGGACCCCGCAAAGGTATCGAAGCTGCTGGAGCGGTTTGCGGCCCTGTGGGAGATGGAGAATTCGAGCGATCCCGTCTCCTTCGTTTCGCTCTTCGCCCCATCCACTCAGGGCATCTCGACTGACCTTCTCATCTCGATCAATTCACTGAAACTCGGAGGCAAATGA
- a CDS encoding FliM/FliN family flagellar motor switch protein: protein MTTTEAREFSPAPIDFALLARLTGGLGDRKTIEKISADFGRLYADFLPDVFNSETGISIDVAYTGCSSGLMTDLVADLGDTFTLADGSLRNWSPNFVLACGNSFIIALMERMLGALPETIEQPFERPLSEIELDLAQMVLGKMGEVLRSGVNAQGGFEAILERSHNFEDRPGPDEATPAEFGVAIRLAVEIGKVASELALVIPQRAFLKTKVVMPKAKGQSSKTKEEWYERISEQVRRSHVTLEARVRLQTLTLGTISRLAAGDVIAFQDKKDVTVQVRANGMDMYACELGRSGERYTVRVKDNISTDDEILDHLMG, encoded by the coding sequence ATGACGACGACCGAGGCAAGGGAATTCTCCCCGGCTCCAATCGACTTCGCCCTTCTCGCGAGACTGACGGGGGGGCTTGGGGACCGGAAGACGATCGAGAAGATCAGCGCTGATTTCGGTCGGCTCTATGCCGACTTCCTGCCGGATGTCTTCAACAGCGAGACAGGCATCTCAATCGACGTAGCCTATACCGGCTGCTCTTCCGGGCTGATGACGGACCTGGTCGCCGATCTCGGCGACACGTTCACGCTTGCCGACGGCTCGCTTCGCAACTGGTCGCCGAACTTTGTTCTCGCCTGCGGCAACAGTTTCATCATCGCGTTGATGGAGCGCATGCTGGGCGCCCTGCCGGAAACCATCGAGCAGCCCTTCGAACGGCCTCTGTCGGAGATCGAACTCGATCTCGCGCAGATGGTCCTCGGCAAGATGGGTGAGGTCCTACGCTCGGGCGTGAACGCCCAGGGCGGCTTCGAGGCAATACTGGAGCGCAGCCACAACTTCGAGGATCGTCCGGGACCGGACGAGGCCACTCCGGCCGAATTCGGCGTGGCCATCCGTCTCGCCGTAGAGATCGGCAAAGTCGCGTCCGAGCTCGCTCTCGTCATTCCGCAGCGCGCCTTCCTGAAGACCAAGGTCGTCATGCCGAAGGCAAAGGGGCAATCCTCCAAGACCAAGGAAGAGTGGTATGAGCGGATCTCCGAGCAGGTTCGACGCTCCCACGTGACGCTGGAGGCGCGCGTCCGTCTCCAGACGCTGACCCTCGGAACCATATCTCGCCTGGCCGCTGGCGACGTCATTGCCTTCCAGGACAAGAAGGACGTGACGGTTCAGGTGCGTGCCAACGGCATGGACATGTATGCCTGCGAACTCGGCCGCTCCGGCGAGCGGTATACGGTCCGCGTGAAAGACAACATCAGCACCGACGATGAAATCCTTGACCATCTGATGGGATAG
- a CDS encoding flagellar hook-basal body complex protein FliE, translating to MIDSITQISSLSPTRNLKELVETSSSLNGTLAPGENAGMNFASVLGGMATDTMNSLKFAEVKSFEGIQGKANTREVVDAVLQAQQSLNTAIALRDKIVNAYLEVTKMSI from the coding sequence ATGATCGATAGCATTACCCAGATAAGCTCCCTGTCGCCGACCCGGAACCTGAAGGAACTGGTCGAGACGAGTTCCTCACTCAATGGCACGCTCGCCCCTGGCGAGAATGCCGGCATGAACTTCGCCAGCGTCCTTGGCGGCATGGCGACCGACACCATGAACAGCCTGAAGTTCGCCGAAGTGAAATCATTCGAGGGCATCCAGGGCAAGGCCAATACCCGTGAGGTGGTGGACGCGGTCCTGCAGGCCCAGCAGTCGCTGAATACGGCGATCGCGCTGCGCGACAAGATCGTGAATGCGTATCTCGAAGTCACCAAGATGTCGATCTAA
- the flgA gene encoding flagellar basal body P-ring formation chaperone FlgA has translation MMFRRRMRIINGKVFPWAAALLLGMTAAAAANMGTAVVPKQIIYPGEEISVAAVEEVDVTNPNLAGGYARTVEEVSGMVSTRTLLPGRTIALSGLRAPYAVRRGSSVRLSFSIGNMTISAAGMPLQDASIGDLIRVRNTDSGVIVSGTVMGDGTIQVMAR, from the coding sequence ATGATGTTTCGCCGCAGAATGAGGATCATCAACGGGAAGGTCTTCCCGTGGGCTGCCGCCTTGCTGTTGGGGATGACAGCTGCTGCCGCCGCGAACATGGGCACCGCCGTGGTGCCGAAACAGATCATCTATCCCGGCGAGGAGATTTCGGTCGCCGCGGTGGAAGAGGTCGACGTGACCAACCCGAACCTCGCCGGTGGCTATGCCCGCACGGTCGAGGAAGTCAGCGGCATGGTCAGCACGCGAACACTGCTGCCAGGCCGCACCATCGCCCTCTCCGGGCTGCGGGCGCCCTATGCGGTGCGCCGCGGCTCGTCGGTACGTCTCTCCTTCAGCATCGGCAACATGACGATCTCGGCGGCCGGCATGCCTCTCCAGGACGCCTCCATCGGAGATCTCATTCGCGTGCGAAACACGGATTCCGGCGTCATCGTGAGCGGCACGGTGATGGGTGACGGGACGATACAGGTGATGGCGCGATGA
- the flgF gene encoding flagellar basal-body rod protein FlgF, with translation MQSGLYVGISSQIALERRLNTIADNMANMNTVGFRATEVKFDEVLSSTRNELNAKVAFVTQGNDYLSTRLGQMQQTGNALDFSIKGDAWFTIDTPAGQVLTRDGRFTMLETGELVSIMGHPVLDAGGAPIQLNRNGGPPTVGADGRIMQDGQPVATLGLFTADLSQGFLRADNSGVIPVAAPQPVVDNFNVAVVQGYIEASNVNGISEMTQLIQVNRAFEGISAMMRDTEASFDEAIKTLGGGR, from the coding sequence ATGCAGTCCGGACTATACGTCGGAATTTCCTCGCAGATCGCGCTCGAGCGCCGTCTGAACACGATCGCCGACAATATGGCCAACATGAACACTGTCGGCTTCCGCGCGACCGAGGTCAAATTCGACGAGGTCTTGAGCAGCACCCGTAACGAACTGAATGCCAAAGTGGCGTTCGTCACCCAGGGCAACGATTATCTGTCCACGCGCCTGGGCCAGATGCAACAGACAGGCAATGCCCTCGACTTTTCCATCAAGGGTGATGCTTGGTTCACGATCGATACGCCCGCAGGGCAGGTGCTGACCAGGGACGGCCGCTTCACGATGCTCGAGACCGGTGAACTCGTGTCGATCATGGGGCACCCGGTTCTGGACGCCGGCGGCGCACCGATCCAGCTCAACCGCAATGGCGGCCCGCCGACCGTCGGTGCCGATGGCCGCATCATGCAGGACGGCCAGCCGGTCGCGACGCTTGGCCTGTTCACCGCTGACCTTTCCCAGGGGTTCCTGCGGGCAGACAATAGCGGCGTCATTCCCGTGGCTGCGCCCCAGCCGGTCGTCGACAACTTCAACGTTGCCGTGGTGCAGGGGTACATCGAGGCATCGAACGTCAACGGCATCAGCGAGATGACGCAGCTGATCCAGGTGAACCGTGCCTTCGAGGGGATCTCCGCAATGATGCGCGACACCGAAGCCTCCTTCGACGAAGCCATCAAGACACTTGGCGGCGGCCGATAG
- a CDS encoding MotE family protein produces MTEPTNPCGRRPSLRHIILAGVVLLAVPQVNAQEPAPSLTNSTQDEIRQFCTNIADAARDQRYLLQKQELEKLQSDVDARIAVLESRKAEYEDWLKRRNDFLVRAEAGLVEIFKTMKADAAAPQLEEMNIEVAAAIIMKLPPRQSGLVLSEMDPQKAGVIATIIASASDPNTSKEPS; encoded by the coding sequence ATGACCGAGCCAACGAACCCTTGTGGCCGTCGTCCTTCCCTACGCCACATTATTCTGGCAGGCGTGGTACTGTTGGCAGTTCCGCAGGTGAATGCGCAGGAGCCTGCTCCATCGCTCACGAACTCCACCCAGGACGAGATCAGGCAGTTCTGCACCAACATTGCCGATGCCGCCAGGGATCAGCGCTACCTGTTGCAGAAGCAGGAGCTGGAAAAGCTGCAGTCCGACGTCGACGCCCGGATCGCCGTTCTCGAAAGCCGCAAGGCGGAATACGAGGACTGGCTGAAGCGTCGCAACGATTTCCTCGTTCGTGCCGAGGCAGGCCTAGTCGAGATCTTCAAGACGATGAAGGCCGATGCTGCCGCGCCGCAGCTGGAAGAAATGAACATCGAAGTGGCGGCTGCCATCATCATGAAGCTTCCGCCGCGCCAGTCCGGGCTCGTCCTCAGCGAAATGGATCCCCAGAAGGCGGGAGTGATCGCCACGATCATTGCCAGCGCGTCCGATCCCAATACCTCGAAAGAACCCTCATGA
- a CDS encoding flagellar basal body P-ring protein FlgI codes for MKHARWILALVLTAAAALSAVAPSAMADAARIKDIASLQSGRDNQLIGYGLVVGLQGSGDSLRSSPFTDQSMRAMLQNLGISTQGGQSNAKNVAAVMVTANLPPFASPGSRLDVSVSSLGDATSLRGGTLVMTSLSGADGQIYAVAQGAVIVSGFSAQGEAATLTEGVTTAGRVPNGAIIERELPSRFKDAVNLVLQLRNPDFSTAVRMADAVNVFAGQRYGGPIAEARDSQEVIIAKPKAADLTRLMAEVENLVVQTDTPAKVVINERTGTIVIGADVRVSRVAVSYGTLTVQVTETPQVIQPEPFSRGVTAVQPETDIMAMKEGGPVAILDGPDLRTLVAGLNNIGVKPDGIIAILQGIKSAGALQAELVLQ; via the coding sequence ATGAAACACGCTCGCTGGATACTGGCACTGGTTCTGACGGCGGCCGCGGCACTCTCCGCCGTTGCCCCATCGGCCATGGCGGACGCCGCCCGCATCAAGGACATCGCTTCGCTGCAGTCTGGCCGCGACAACCAGTTGATCGGCTATGGTCTCGTCGTTGGTTTGCAGGGTAGCGGAGACAGCCTTCGCAGTTCGCCCTTCACCGACCAGTCCATGCGGGCGATGTTGCAAAATCTCGGCATCTCCACCCAGGGCGGGCAGTCCAATGCGAAGAACGTCGCAGCGGTGATGGTCACCGCGAACCTGCCGCCCTTCGCAAGCCCCGGCAGCCGCCTCGATGTGAGTGTCAGCTCGCTGGGCGACGCGACATCGCTGCGCGGCGGTACGCTGGTGATGACGTCGCTCTCCGGTGCCGACGGCCAGATCTATGCCGTAGCACAGGGTGCCGTCATCGTATCGGGTTTTTCCGCCCAGGGTGAGGCGGCGACGCTGACGGAAGGCGTCACCACGGCCGGTCGCGTCCCGAACGGGGCCATCATCGAACGTGAACTGCCGTCGCGTTTCAAGGATGCGGTCAACCTGGTGCTGCAATTGCGCAATCCGGATTTCTCCACAGCCGTCCGCATGGCCGACGCGGTGAACGTCTTCGCGGGTCAGCGTTATGGCGGTCCCATCGCAGAGGCGCGTGACTCTCAGGAAGTCATCATCGCCAAACCGAAGGCCGCAGACCTCACACGCCTGATGGCCGAAGTCGAGAACCTGGTGGTCCAGACCGACACTCCGGCCAAGGTCGTCATCAACGAGCGCACCGGCACCATCGTCATCGGCGCCGATGTCAGGGTTTCGCGCGTCGCTGTGAGCTATGGGACGCTCACCGTCCAGGTGACGGAGACACCGCAGGTCATTCAGCCGGAGCCTTTCTCCCGGGGCGTGACCGCGGTCCAGCCGGAAACGGACATCATGGCGATGAAGGAAGGCGGCCCGGTCGCCATCCTCGATGGCCCTGATCTCCGTACCCTGGTCGCCGGCCTCAACAATATCGGCGTCAAGCCCGACGGGATCATTGCGATCCTTCAGGGCATCAAGTCTGCCGGAGCCCTTCAAGCGGAGCTTGTCCTGCAATGA
- the flgH gene encoding flagellar basal body L-ring protein FlgH, with amino-acid sequence MKKRAPALVAVLLLTGCQSQTIKEIGNAPSMSPIGSGLQYASAPQMASYPKQPRQLSNGYSLWSDSQSALFKDARALNVGDILTVDIQINDRASFDNETERSRTNGTNLQWGAQVSNFLGFSTDTGTSGDMGTDSNSSSQGKGSTERSEKLKLLVAAVVTGILENGNLLISGSQEVRVNHEIRILNVAGIVRPQDVNADNTISYERIAEARISYGGRGRLMEVQQPPIGQQVVDLYSPF; translated from the coding sequence ATGAAGAAGCGCGCCCCAGCCCTCGTGGCTGTCCTCCTGCTCACGGGATGCCAGAGCCAGACCATCAAGGAAATCGGCAATGCGCCTTCCATGAGCCCGATCGGCAGCGGCCTGCAATACGCGTCCGCGCCGCAGATGGCGTCCTATCCGAAACAGCCGCGCCAGCTTTCCAATGGCTATTCGCTATGGAGCGACTCGCAGTCCGCGCTCTTCAAGGATGCCCGCGCACTCAACGTTGGCGATATTCTCACCGTCGACATCCAGATCAACGATAGAGCCTCGTTCGACAACGAAACCGAACGCAGCCGCACGAACGGCACCAATCTGCAGTGGGGCGCCCAGGTCTCGAACTTCCTCGGCTTCAGCACGGACACCGGTACATCGGGCGACATGGGCACCGATTCCAACTCGAGTTCGCAGGGCAAGGGCTCCACGGAACGTTCCGAGAAGCTGAAACTGCTCGTTGCAGCCGTCGTGACCGGCATTCTGGAGAACGGCAATCTGTTGATCAGCGGCTCCCAGGAAGTGCGGGTGAACCATGAGATCCGCATCCTGAACGTCGCCGGCATCGTCCGTCCGCAGGATGTCAATGCCGACAACACGATTTCCTATGAGCGCATCGCCGAGGCGCGTATTTCCTACGGCGGCCGTGGCCGCCTGATGGAAGTGCAACAGCCGCCGATTGGCCAGCAGGTGGTGGATCTCTACTCGCCCTTCTGA